The genomic DNA TGGATGTTATCTATTAAAATATACGAGAATAAAGTGTTTTAATAAAGGAATAGAATAACTGAATCATCCTCCTGTAAAGGAACAATCATTTTTCAATAAGTCTTCGATATTATCTATACGTTAAGTCAAAAGCAACATAAGGGGGTTCGAGAACGACTATCCACAGAAGAAGAAAATCAAAAATAGAAGCAGAAAAAATAGATGTGGAGCCCTCGTTTCTGACACTATATAATTGCATAAGTCCTTATTAAAAAATTTAATTGCTTAAATATTTTATTTGATTAATTGAGTTAATTTCGTAAATTAAGAGTAAAAATCCTCATCAACTGTATTTTAAATAAAAATTTAAATAAGGAATTGCATAACATTAAAATTTCAATCATTAGTACATAAATATCTTTGAAAGGAAAAAATGGAATCATAGAAAAATGCGAAAACAAAAGGATATTTGTATAAATTCAGAAAAATTATATAATAAACATCCAATGTTTACTTATGAATCTTTATCAGAATTGTTACTGTATTTTGGTTATATTTTACAATGTCTCCGAGCTCGCTACCGCATCAACGAGTTACAATTGGCGTGTTTCTGTTTTTTGAAATAAACATATTTTTAAAAAGAGGAATAATGGGGATAAATTTAAATTACTAAAATAATTTAACTAATAACTCTTCAAATAAAAAAAATATTATATATGATACAAAGTTACCTCTAATTATACAAGATTCATTATGTTTACATTCAAAATAAATAAAGTGCAAAACCGGCTTCCTTGGAAAGGATAGCCGGTTTTTCTTAAAGCTCTAATTCTCCCATGCGAAGGAGCTCTACAACAGCTTGGGAACGCCCCTTGACACCTAGCTTTTGCATAGCATTTGAAATATGATTTCGAACCGTTTTTTCACTTATAAACAATTCACTAGCGATCTCCCTTGTTGTTTTATCTTGTACTAACAGTTCGAATACTTCTCTTTCTCTTTTCGTTAGTAACGGCTTGTGAGTATATTCATTATCCTTCAAGTATTGTAACCCTCCTTGCCTTCGCCAGCTATGAACCGTGGGATGGGTATATATTTACTCATCATATCATATGTGAAATAAAGAGATGGAGTGACTATATTCCTTGAAGGAACACGTTATTATGAAAAATGTGCGAATGTGTATATTTAAATGCTTAATTTGTTGCTTAAAATAAACTGTCCTTTTATTTCGTCTGACCATGGAACGCTTTTTCCAGTTTTTTTTGAGATTTGTACAATAGTTCCTCTTCCAACAAAGCAAACGGTGCCATCCATTTTTTTCGCCATGTAATGAATATCAACAGAAGATGTCCCAATTTCATTTGCTTTAACGTAAATTTTTAAATTTTCTCCAAAATATACTTGCTTAATAAAATCACATTGTAAATCAGCAACTACTGGAATCGTTTCATTATTTTGGAGCAGCCAATTTTGCATGACTCCTTTGCTATTAAAAAATTCAATTCTTGCTTCTTCAAAATATGTAAATGGAA from Bacillus aquiflavi includes the following:
- a CDS encoding acyl-CoA thioesterase translates to MKKVNYIKDFAKWEQDFKFFHPIKVRFSETDMFGHVNNTVPFTYFEEARIEFFNSKGVMQNWLLQNNETIPVVADLQCDFIKQVYFGENLKIYVKANEIGTSSVDIHYMAKKMDGTVCFVGRGTIVQISKKTGKSVPWSDEIKGQFILSNKLSI
- a CDS encoding helix-turn-helix domain-containing protein, which translates into the protein MKDNEYTHKPLLTKREREVFELLVQDKTTREIASELFISEKTVRNHISNAMQKLGVKGRSQAVVELLRMGELEL